In Exiguobacterium sibiricum 7-3, a genomic segment contains:
- a CDS encoding class I SAM-dependent methyltransferase, producing MKPTEQLWDQKATDWAERSEMMWTTGSRKTIIPFLKSVITSGNLLDLGCGDGAACRLLADAFQVTGLDLSEEMIRIARSKSPALDFVVGTGEALPFADDTFDVVLAVNSLEWSTRPVTVLKEISRVSPLVVISLLGPTAAPRALSYRRLHGEDAPMGNTMMPWELVQLADELGWTLLDEAVIQKEGAVMTGHRLLDQAHAFSCLFAFRTRD from the coding sequence ATGAAACCGACGGAACAATTATGGGATCAAAAAGCGACGGATTGGGCGGAACGATCGGAGATGATGTGGACGACAGGCAGCCGGAAAACAATCATTCCGTTTCTGAAGTCCGTCATCACATCCGGCAACTTACTCGACTTAGGATGCGGCGACGGTGCGGCCTGCCGGTTACTCGCGGACGCGTTTCAGGTCACAGGACTTGATTTGTCGGAAGAGATGATCCGGATCGCCCGTTCCAAATCACCGGCACTCGACTTCGTCGTCGGAACCGGCGAAGCATTACCGTTTGCGGATGATACGTTTGATGTCGTCCTTGCCGTCAATTCACTCGAATGGTCGACGCGTCCCGTCACGGTGCTTAAAGAAATCAGCCGCGTTTCGCCGCTCGTCGTCATCAGTCTGCTTGGACCAACGGCGGCACCACGAGCGTTATCGTACCGCCGCCTGCACGGAGAAGACGCACCGATGGGCAATACGATGATGCCGTGGGAACTCGTCCAACTGGCAGATGAACTCGGCTGGACGTTGCTTGATGAAGCCGTCATTCAAAAAGAAGGTGCCGTCATGACCGGACACCGGTTGCTTGATCAGGCCCATGCGTTTTCTTGTTTGTTTGCGTTTCGGACAAGAGATTAA
- a CDS encoding 3-hydroxyacyl-CoA dehydrogenase/enoyl-CoA hydratase family protein, producing MASQIGQPTTVHTTKHIQFAVIIGSGVMGAGIAAHLANAGIRTLMLDIVPKELTAQETKQGLTLDDAAVRSRIARDNRQKLLKQNPAPLASKQLLDLIEVGNLEDDLERLKEADWVIEVIVERLDVKQQLFATIEPFLREDAIVSSNTSGISIEAMRQGRSESFNARFLGTHFFNPPRYLKLLELIPTSDTDPEVVRFMKQFAEERLGKGVVIAKDTPNFIGNRIGTYGLLVTLDEMKKGGYSIGEVDSVTGPLLGRPSSATFRTLDVVGIDTFVHVANNVYDLLPDGAEKDTFAVPAEMKRLVDEGSLGAKSGQGFYKKVGKQIMELDLATFEYVEKKALTEPSIGQAKALPGAKNKLKAVVFSKDRVGALLWPIHAKTLLYSAQLTHEIADDIKAIDEAMKWGFGWKMGPFETWDALGVEKTVAKMKQDGYDVPAWVDEMLASGVTSFYNEDGQFYDAQTQTYVGSAVNPKEIRLRDVRKSNGVLLENNGARLLDLGDDVAVLEFTSKSNAIGVDIMQMIEQSIDLVEKNHRGLVIANDGKNFCVGANLAMMLMEAEDENWFELDWIINKFQQSIQKIRYASRPIVVAPQGMTLGGGTEISLPAARLQAGLETYMGLVEVGVGLIPGGGGNVNTYRRLLENTPDGLVNIEKAAQKTFENVAMAKVSKSAFEARELGYVRTVDQISMNRDHLTFDAKQLVLELDRTGYTAPAHAKIPVVGRAGKATLELATREMFYGGYISEHDLKIASKLAHVIAGGNVSFGTQVDEQYMLDIEREAFLSLIGEMKTQQRMQHMLVKGKALRN from the coding sequence ATGGCGAGTCAAATCGGTCAGCCGACCACAGTACACACGACGAAACATATTCAATTCGCCGTCATTATCGGTTCAGGGGTCATGGGTGCAGGGATTGCCGCACACCTCGCGAACGCGGGAATCCGGACATTGATGCTTGATATCGTACCAAAAGAATTAACCGCGCAGGAGACGAAACAAGGATTGACGCTGGATGATGCGGCAGTTCGTTCACGGATTGCCCGTGACAATCGTCAGAAGTTACTCAAACAAAATCCGGCACCACTGGCTTCGAAGCAATTACTCGATTTAATTGAAGTCGGAAACCTCGAAGACGACTTGGAACGCCTCAAAGAAGCGGACTGGGTGATTGAAGTCATCGTTGAACGGCTTGACGTCAAACAACAGTTGTTTGCGACTATCGAACCGTTCTTACGCGAAGATGCGATCGTCAGTTCCAACACGTCAGGGATTTCAATCGAAGCGATGCGTCAAGGACGTTCAGAGTCGTTTAACGCCCGGTTCCTCGGGACCCACTTCTTTAATCCGCCGCGTTACTTGAAGTTACTGGAACTGATTCCGACAAGTGACACGGATCCGGAAGTCGTCCGGTTCATGAAACAGTTTGCAGAAGAACGTCTCGGTAAAGGGGTCGTCATTGCAAAAGATACACCAAACTTCATCGGCAACCGGATCGGCACATACGGTCTGCTCGTCACACTGGATGAGATGAAGAAGGGCGGTTATTCGATCGGGGAGGTCGATTCCGTCACCGGACCATTACTCGGTCGTCCAAGCTCAGCGACGTTCCGGACGCTTGATGTCGTGGGGATCGACACATTCGTTCACGTTGCGAACAACGTCTACGACCTGTTACCGGACGGAGCGGAAAAAGACACGTTCGCCGTGCCGGCAGAAATGAAACGGTTGGTCGACGAAGGGTCACTCGGAGCGAAGTCGGGACAAGGCTTCTACAAAAAAGTCGGCAAACAGATCATGGAACTTGATCTTGCAACTTTTGAATACGTCGAAAAGAAAGCGCTTACTGAACCATCGATCGGTCAAGCAAAAGCTCTTCCGGGCGCCAAAAATAAACTCAAGGCTGTTGTCTTTTCGAAGGACCGTGTCGGTGCCTTATTGTGGCCGATCCATGCGAAGACGTTACTGTACTCGGCTCAACTGACACACGAAATCGCGGATGACATCAAAGCGATTGACGAAGCAATGAAATGGGGCTTCGGTTGGAAAATGGGACCGTTCGAGACATGGGATGCGCTCGGCGTCGAGAAGACGGTTGCGAAGATGAAGCAGGACGGCTACGACGTACCGGCTTGGGTCGACGAGATGCTTGCGTCAGGCGTCACCAGCTTCTACAACGAAGACGGTCAGTTCTATGATGCGCAGACACAAACGTATGTCGGCAGTGCCGTCAATCCGAAAGAAATCCGCTTACGCGACGTCCGCAAATCAAACGGCGTCTTGCTTGAAAACAACGGTGCCCGTCTGCTTGATCTCGGAGATGATGTCGCAGTCCTTGAATTTACGTCGAAGAGTAACGCGATCGGCGTCGACATCATGCAGATGATCGAACAGTCGATTGATCTCGTTGAAAAAAATCACCGGGGTCTTGTCATCGCCAACGACGGCAAAAACTTCTGTGTCGGGGCGAACCTGGCGATGATGTTGATGGAAGCAGAGGATGAAAACTGGTTCGAGCTCGACTGGATCATCAACAAGTTCCAGCAGTCGATTCAAAAAATCCGTTACGCGTCGCGTCCGATCGTCGTTGCCCCACAAGGGATGACACTCGGCGGCGGAACAGAAATTTCGCTTCCGGCGGCCCGGTTGCAGGCCGGTCTTGAAACGTATATGGGACTCGTCGAAGTCGGTGTCGGTCTGATTCCGGGAGGCGGCGGAAACGTCAACACGTATCGTCGTCTGCTCGAAAATACACCGGACGGACTCGTCAACATCGAAAAAGCCGCGCAGAAGACGTTTGAGAACGTCGCGATGGCGAAGGTTTCGAAATCGGCCTTTGAAGCACGGGAACTCGGGTATGTCCGGACCGTCGATCAAATTTCGATGAACCGGGACCACTTGACGTTTGATGCGAAACAACTGGTCCTTGAACTCGACCGGACAGGCTATACGGCGCCAGCACATGCCAAGATTCCAGTCGTCGGTCGTGCCGGGAAAGCGACGCTTGAACTTGCAACCCGCGAGATGTTCTACGGCGGCTATATCTCGGAACATGATTTAAAAATTGCAAGTAAACTCGCACACGTCATTGCCGGTGGGAACGTCTCGTTCGGCACACAAGTCGATGAGCAGTACATGCTCGATATCGAACGGGAAGCCTTCTTGAGCTTGATCGGTGAGATGAAAACACAACAACGGATGCAGCATATGCTTGTCAAAGGCAAGGCGCTCCGTAACTGA